In Castor canadensis chromosome 6, mCasCan1.hap1v2, whole genome shotgun sequence, the genomic window ATCAGTTTGGCCCAGAGACATTAAGTATTGGTCGGTTTTGCTCAATCTGTGTGTTTGCAACATGAATGCCTGTTTCTCTCCTTTCATAAGCATTTTTGTAATCAAAGGAGTCATTCACCTACTGTCTTTCTCAAGATAAAAGTTAAATGCTTTTCTTCAAAGATAGGCTTGTCTAGCACTTCTCAGACATAGTAATCACCTGGACAAGGCCACTGAGTAGTCTTGTAATATGCTATGGATCAGAAGGAGGTGTAAGACCAAAGAGAAAGGCACAGTTgcgcccaatttttttttttttttttggtgggactggggtttgaactcaggacttcactcttgcaaagcaggcactcttccacttgggTGAAAAAATgaacctccagttcattttttgctctggttattttgcaatgggttcttgagaactatttgcctgggctggcctcaaatctggattctcctgatctctgcctcccaagtagttagtattgtaggcatgagtcaccagcacctggctcaagtTCTGCTTCTCAGttcctgtgcctcaatttccctaATTGATCCTGCCTCACTTCCATTACTTCTAAGTAATATATTTCCAAACAGATATATTGATGTTTTAGttactcagttttatttttttacttattttttacagAACTGTGGATCAAGCCCAGGTCATACCAGTGCTAAACACGAATACTGTATCATGGGGCTACGCCCCAGGTACATTTCTgagtttcattttactttattctttttagacaagttctcactatgtagctcaggctagcctcaaaatcctgatgctaagattacaggcatatgccaccatgcctggctagttgcccagtcttttttttttttttttttttgcagttctaatGTCCGAACTCAGGagctcacacttgcaaggcaggaaggcaggtgttctgccactcaagccacacctccagccctttcttatgttatttttcaagtacgttctcacatttttgcccaggttggcctggatttTGACCCTTTTATTTATACCTCTGTATAGCTGGGAGCACGCCAGCTGATTGGCTGAAATGGGGCCTTAGTGACTTTTTTcctgggttgacctcaaattATGATCCTTCTAATGTCTGCCTCCCTCGAaattagctgggattagagatgtgtaccatcatgcccagcctggTTTCCCAGTTTTGATTGTTAGCTGTTGACGGTTTTTCATGGAAGATGAGTTCTTAACCCTCTGTTAAATAAAGATGGTATGGGACCATTGTTTTGACCGAGTTCATCTCCTAAGCTCCAACAGACCAGACCAAGCCAAAATGGAGACATTCATGCTACATAATCAAACTGAAACTTTAAGAAAACAGGTAAGTGACAAAATAGAGCAGTCTTACCTGAAAACAAGAAATTCCAGTCTATGAGAGTAGTAAGGAAATCCTCTGCTTTAacccttattttcttttctcttgagatTAGTGAAGcaaggatcttactatgtagctcagcctgGCCTGAAACTTTCCTGCcactttcctgcctcagcctcaaagtgctaagattacaggtgtacctACCATACCTGGTTcaacctctttttttgttttgtttttttcggtactggggcttgaactgaggacctatactttgagccactccaccagccctattttgagttgggtatttttgagatagggtcttgtgaactatttgcctaggctggctttgaaccatgatcctcctgatctctgcctccagagtagctgggattacaggcatgagctacctgtGCCCAGCTGaaagaatattcatttttttttttaatcctgactactttttttctttttcacggtactggggccttcaccttgaaccactccaccagcccaactttttgtgatagggttttttgagatacagtctggagaactatttgcccaggctggctttgaagtgggatcctcctgatctctgcctcctgagtagctgggattataggcgtgaaccaatGACACCGGCTCCCGGCTACTTTTTATTTAACCCTTCTccacttttcttttctattctgtttcctCGTTCTAGCCTTACAAAACCTACTGTCTTATTGCCCAGTGGGAGCTCTCAGTCTACTTAGTAGAATGAAGTTCACCCTGATTCATGAATCATGAATAAAATCCAGTAAGATCTATAATAAATTTGTTGTTGGAATTCTGGATTTTGGTGTCTCTTATATCCCCCTACAAATGCCACACCATATGCAAACATACCCCCTAAATATATGGACAGGTTAAATCAATATGCAGCATGTAACTTGTGATTATGTGTAATTTACAGACACGTGGCAACCTCATTACATTCCTtgcatcttttgtttttcctgtcttactgtagtctttattttttttttctttgagacaggctCTAGTTGTATAGCTCAGGCcggccttgttttctttttctttttttggggggaccggggtttgaacccaggggttCACACTTAgacagcaagtgctctaccacttgagccacacctccagtccattttgctctggttattttggagacggggactcacacaaactgtttgctGGGGTTGGCCTCGAATAGCCAGCCTCCTgattaatctcagcctcccaagtagctaggataacaggcattaGCCATTggcactcagcttttttttttcccagtaccattCCAGACTGACAGAGCTACAAATCTCTTCTCAATGTGTGCAAACTCATCAGATGGGCAATGTCTCCCCTCTTTTTCCTCTCTATGGGATCCTCCTCCTGTGCACAGCTTCTGATGGTGGGCTCCCTAAAGCCAAAGAAGTCGAACTCGGATGTGACCTTTTCAGCCCCCCACAATCTGTCCTCCATCTCTCCACCTCTTCCCTCAAACCCCTTCCTCCTTAGCAAAATGCTAGGTTTATTTGGGCTTTGAAATAGTCCCATGAAACTTATCCAGGGCTCTTAGGAAAATGACTCAGCCTGACCAAGTCCAAAGTGAGTTTGTGACATTTTGTGCCCAAAGTAAGGAGGTGCTCAAATGACGAGGGGTTACCGAAAGGCACAGGAGGCATGGAGAGTCCCACAGCAAAGCCCGGGCCAGTGTGGGCATTAAAAACTGACCTGGGGCTGAGCACATAGGCAAGGGACAGAGTATTTGCCTCACTTGCCTGCCATGCACAAAGCCAGGTTTAtcagaaaagaaaggatggaaggaagagagagcaacagagggagggagatgggggaggagagacaaaagaaaggcagggaaggaagggaagaaggagggaagggagggagggagggaagaaggaagggagggaacaagagagagggagggagggatggagggggaagagggatgaaagaaagaaatggaggaaaggaggaaggaagaagggagggaaggaaggaggaagaaaggagggagagagggagggaaggaacgaaggaatggagagagggagggaaggaagggagattaATTTTAGAAATTCAAATCAAGCCagaggccagtggctcacacctgtaatcctagctacttgggaggcagagatcaggaggactggggttcaaagccagccttagcaaatagttccagagaccctatcttgaaaaagtccatcacacacacacacaaaaggctggtggagtggctcaaggtgtagaccctgagttcaaaaccccagtaccacaaaaaaaaaaaagaaagaaaagcacaaagagctgggggtgtggctcaagttgtaggccccgagttcaagtcccaataccgcaaaaaaaagaaaagaaaaagaaaatagacaaatctAGGTTATAAGACAGTCTACAAGTAACTGCCTGAACCCGTCAAAACTATCAGTGACTTAAAAGCCATCCTCTACTCACCTGTCATAGAAGGTTCTACAAGACTAAAGAGACATGAGACATAAAAGCAATGTGTCACCTAGATCAGATCCTGAGTCTGGGGCGGGGGAGCTACTCTATGTCCATCAGTGAGATGATGGAGGACATTTGTACTAAATATCTCATTGTTACATTTTTTATGGTTATGATACTCTGGTTATGTTGGAATGTCCTAGTGCTGAGGAGATGCAGCTCAAGCAAGTACTTAGGAGCAAAGTATCCactattttagtttgtttctgctgctataacaaaatgcatgAGGCTATGAAGAATGGGAAtttcttttctcacagttctggaggctgggaaggccaACACAGAGGTGCTGGCATGTCCAATTGCTGGTGAGGTCTGctttctgcttccaagatggtacCTGATGCTGTACCCTGCAGAGGAAGGAACACCTGTGTTCTCTTGTTTAAAGATCACCCGCATTTAACCTGATAGGTTTTCTTTAATAGTTCAAATGTGCACAAAGATTAGGCCCACTGCTACTCGGAGGGAAATTACAAGTCATTTGTGAGTCACTTGTGGTCACTCCTTGACTTTTCGCCATTTTGCTTCTTCTCACCCTTTGACACCTTATGGAGATTTCAGGATGGCAGTTGAGGTTGCTagcctgaatttttctttttctttttttgattgtactaggatttgaacttggggccttaagCGCTCTAATTGAACTATGCTCCAGCCCTGCCAGCCTGATGAAATGGAAGTCAAAGAAAAGTTTCTGTTACACCTTTGTCATCATCCCACGTGCTCCTCTGTGGGCTCTATCTACTCCAGCACTTACcaagctattttctttctttcctccctgcttccttccttcatttctttctttttgtggtactggggtttgaactcagggtctcacatcttgagccactccaccagtccttttctggtgaaggttttttttgagatagggtctcgcaaactacttgcccaggctggctttgaacctcagtcctcctgatctctgcctcttgggtagccaggattgcaggtatgagccactggcgcctagtGCTATTTTCTATCTGGTTCCTTGACAAGGTCTACCTCGCTGCCCAGTCCACTGGTCTCCTGGCGTGGCATTTCTGACCTCTGCATTCCCAGTTCTAGCATCTAGTCCCAAAGTTACCATGAATGTCTACCTACCACTAActccctttctttcctgcttACCTTTTCTGACACTTGTTTTCAGTAAGTGGTTTTCAATTATAGAAATTCAATTTgaatgccaggcaccagtgactcacacctgtaatcctagctactcagaaggcagagatcaggaggttggaggttcgaagccagcccagggaaaaagtttgtgagaccctatcttggaaaaaacccatcaccaaaaagggctggtggagtggctcaaggtgtaggcccttgaacacctgagttcaaaccccagtacagaaaaggGCTGAGTATAGTGgcccatgcttgtaatcttagctactcaagaggcagtcTATccggaggtttgaactcatggccttatgcttgctaggtaagccaGGCCCCCACCCctttctggcttttctttttcaggtagaTTTTCAGGCTTTTGCTTGGTCCATGACCCTTACCTagtgcctcccacgtagctgggatcacaggcacacgtcaccacacccagctgcttgttgagatgcagtcttgcCCAAattggcctggaacctcaatcctcccaatttctgcctcctcagtaacCGGGATTACATATGTAAGTCACCGCATctggtttcattttttgagacagggtctcactatgtagcccaggctggcctcaaacttgggatccttctacctcagaCTCCCAAATATTGAGATTACAGGACTGTGTCTGTACATGGTTAATACCTGGCCATTACCTGGTTCATTTTTATGGTCTCTTAttcattgtacatttaaaaaataaaattttagatgtACAGCACACAATTTCAGTTACCTGTGACACTAACTTGACAGTTTGATAGTgctatgttaaaatttttaagaaaacacaaaCTAGGGATAAAACAGGCAGTAAAACTTGTATTCTAGTCTCATGCTGACACTTCCAGCTTTATGAGAAATATGAGGAAGATActgaaaaattttttgttttgaatccagtgttttgcacttgcaaagcaggcactctactgcttgagccacacctcctccattttgctctggttattttggagatggggtcttgggaactatttggctgggctggcctcgaatcacaatcctcctgatctcagcctccatatttgttaggattacagaggtgagccaccagtgccagactGAAATGAAATTCTTGAACAGACAGAAGAGAGAATTCTTTCCAACTACAATTTGTTTTCCTTcagaatcagtaataaaaagaatttatggTGTCCAGGCCTGGGGAAGGGGAATGGAGAAACGTGGCTTATTGGAGGTGAGGTTTTTGTTTGGGGTAATGACAAAGTTCAGAGCTACATGGCAGGGATAACTGTGTATTATGGTTGTACTTAGAACCActtaaaatcatttaaatgaacacttttgtctttttttgttggtactgggatttgaactcagggcctccctcttggtaggcaagcattctgccacttcagccattcccattctttcagatggagtcttgagcttttgcccaggctggtcttggactgtggttcaagtgtctctgcctcctgggtagctgggattacaggcacgtacaACCATGTCCAGCTTGTGTTATGTGTATTTCACAATTTTAAACAGAATTCACAAATCCCTGCTAAGCATAAGGGGCTTAGGAATGGAAAGCACATCTATTGGTTCTATCTGTGTGCACAGGGACAGAATAATTCCTGCTCTCTGAGACGTCAAGGGAGTTTCAAAATCACTGTCATCAAAGTACACTCTGTGGCAGTAAGACGGACAACTGACAGGGCCAGCCCACAGTGACTTCACAAGCACTCAGTCTCCCTGCAGCCCTACCTCCACAACCTTTGAGAATGAAGCACTCGATACCAAGACACATTTCAAACGgcttaactttaaaaatattctattcaGTGCTAAAATATGTCTTCACACGCTGTTGCTCATTTCCATTTTGCTTAAActttttttgaaacaaaaaataaaatcgaAGTTCAGTTAAACATGCAGATTTCAAAGAAAAGGGAACCTTCTAGAAAGTGTGAGCTGGAGGTGTACCGTGGGGCAGGTACTGTTGTCGGAACCTCCGATCCTTGCTGGGGCAGAGTATGTGGCGGGAGGCGGGGATGCTGGAATGAGGTGCACAGGTGCAGAGCTGCGTGTGCGTGAATGCGTGTGCGTACGTGTGTTGGGGACAAGGACCACGGTCTGGCAGGCACAGACTGTCAGCAGCGAGAGATCCTGGGAGAGGCAGGACCGTCCCAGGAATGGGCCTGGACAGAAGGCGACCCACGTGGACTTTGTGCCCAGCATGGAGAAGAGCCTTCCTTCCTGGGAATCCTTCCTCCCATTgtctccaccagtccttttccaACAGCAGCCCAAGGGCCCAGCCCTGAGGGAAAGTCTGTTCAAGTTCATGTAACCCTGGCAGCTTTCTTCCAGGGTGCCTTCCACATCTTTCTCACAGAAGTGCCAGCAGCTCAGCCCAGAGGTTCTGCAGCACAGAATGCTACCTGGAGGTGACGGATGAACCCTGGAGTGGCTGGTGCACCAGCCTACTTGGGGTGCAGCAAGGACGTGAGTGCGCCTCTCCTCAGGAGCAAGCGACACGGTGCCAGGAAGATGGTGCGACAACCCCAGTCCTACGCCAGCCTTCCAGCCCAGAAGGCTACCATGTGCAGGCTCTGGACCCAATGCTTGCCCGTCCCCCAGCAACCCAGCATGGCCAGAGCCAGAACGCAATCAATAGAGGCAGGGCCAGAGGTGAGGGGGCCCGGGGAGTGCTAGCTTTCAGATGCTGTCTGCGGCACGGTGGGTTGGTCCACACAGAAGCGCTTCAGGGGCGGGGCGCCTGAGTCTTCCTCTTCCTCAGCAGTCTAGGAGCAGGGAGAGCAGGAAATGACAGGGCCATCCCTCTTGAGATCCTGCCTGCCCACCCTCACTGCAGCCCAGAAGCTCCCCCTGCCATGTCCTGGCAGACAACCTGGAAGACACCAGGCCCCTGGCCTCCACCCCCAACTGTAGCACAGGCAGTCTCCTTTTTCCTTGGAAATGGGAAAGGCCAGAGGACGCCATACCTGTGTCTCCAGGGGCACTGGTTCTTCCTTTGTGAGGGTGGGAGGTTCATCAGCGACTTCTGAGGCAGGCAGGGAGGGCTCTGGAAAAGCAGCAGGTCAGCCCAAGGGCAGAGCTCAGAGGCAGGAGACAGCCTAGGGCGGTTATCCTGAGTCCCACTGAGATGATTTAGTGCAGACAGACCAGGGACCTGGGAATCCCATATGCAGGGTCTGGCTGAGGAGCCACAGTCACTGATGGGAGATGGGCACAGGGGACTGCCACCGATATCAGACTTgggagcttggcttatctcacagACACCTGCATCTAACCCTACATGTTCCAAGGGTCATGAGTGCCACTTCCTACCCAGAGCCCCACCTCCCTGGCTCATCTAGTGCAAAGGTCCACCCTCTCTGTGATGCTCCTGTAGGACCCTGCACACCCCTTCCCCTTAGCACTTTCCGGGCCATGGCCACCATTTTAACTCAGTCTCCCTGTTTTATGAGAGGGTTGCTATGAGAACTAGATAAAACAGTGCATGGAAGGAGCTAGAAGCAGCATGGTAACAGTCTCCATTTCCTTATCTGGAAGTGAAGACAGTAGCTGCTATCTCACAGGCTTTCTGGAAGAACTGTGCCAGGTGTCAACAGGAACGGCCCTTACACAGAGCCCAGAGCTCAACTGtgctgcttcttttcttccttcattctgtGCAAAGGGAAAATAATCCTTCTTCAAAATATCGTGAGCTGTTCCCAAATGGCCCGGATGCTGCCAGGGTCTTACTCCAAATGGAGACATCAAGGCCAAAGGAAAGGACCCTCCACAACTTACCCTCGAGGATCTCCTGGCCCAGAGTCGGGGGCTGGGAGTCATCCGTGCGGAAGTCGGACGTGTGGGCTGGGCTCAGGGACTCGCTGGGCTGGGGGCTAGGGCTCGAGTTGGTACTGCTGTCCACCTTGAGCTGATAGACATCAGACACAGAGCTCTGGTTGCTGTTCTCGTCTGAAAACACAGCACAGCAAAGGCAACCACTGGAGGCGTGTCTTCACCCAGAGCCAAGGACCCAGCATGAGGGCAGACAACCATGAACACAATGGCTCAGTGATCCCTGCTGCAGACACCCTGGAGAGGGCAGGCACTGGTGGGTTTCTATGCACCACCAGCTGTCTGTGGCCTAAGGCAAGGGGAAAGCACCTTCTCTTTCACAACATACATTCTAAGCGCCACAGGAAGCCAAAGTCTTCAGGTTTGTACTTCAGGAAGGTCAAGTTATGTTtatttcatcactttttttttttttctttcagcactggcattggaactcagagcctcacacttgttagtcaggtactctaccacttgagccactctgcctgcccttttttgtaatgggttttttttttttttttttgagataggatctcacagactatttgcctagactagctttgaactgtgatcctcctgatctctgcctcctgagtagctgggattacaggcgtgagccattgggcCTGACTCTTCGCTTTTTTTATTACCCACCAGATAAAGATTGGGCCTGGTACTTTCTCACTGCCTGGCAAAAGAGAGGGGTATAGCTGTCCAAGTGGTCAGAACTTtacaacttcctttttttttttttgacagtgttgggattttaactcagggctttgtgatgaCCAGGCAGGCTCCCTGTAGCTCAAGCCACACTTCAGCCTGGAGCTTCAGGATTTTTCTCATtccacagaaaatgagaaaactcaTCTGACACTCTGGTCAGCTTAGGCACCTTCAGCCACCTGACTGCCCCAAGGATGGGGGCTTGCCATCGGGGCACTATCTGAAGGCTTAAAGTCATCTTCGAAGTTAGAAGTGGACCTcgttccttctccctccctccagcaGCCAATGTCTCCTCCGGCTCTGAACTTGGTCTTTGCTGCTTCTGCTCCTGCTGTCTCTATTTAAGCCTCAGGTCTCCTGTACTTGCATCATGACCAGCTGAAACACTCTGATGGTTCCTGCTGCGTGGAGAACACTCCAGTGCTTCTTAGAGCAGACAGGAGATGGGACTGCCACAACAGAGTCCATTCTGCACCCAGCTCATTGCCTGCCTCTCTCTCACAGGCACCCTTGGCAACAGCAAGCTGGACGCTAACCCAAGGGCTGTTCACACAGCTGCTTCTGCCCACCTGCTCCTTATGCTAGTGTGACATTATCTTCCCCATCTCTCTAGAAAGCCCCACCCGGGCTCCATCATTCCCTGTGAGCACCATGTTCTATGCAGAGCTCTGCCTCCCTGGCTCACCACTCTCTCATCCAGGTTCATATTTGACCCTGGGCCCCCTACATTTATTATTGCACACTCCTGCTGTCTGGATGGGCAGGCTCTCGGGCTGATTTGTCACCAACTCCCCAGGCAACATATGGTAAGCAAGCACCTGGCTCACAGGGGGAGTTTATCACACAGGTGCTGAATAAAAAGGATGAGGTATAACCAGGCTGAGGAAATGTCTTTATGATATCAACCACCCCCCATTAGCCAGAGAACCCATACATGTACTCTCCTTCCTCTATTACACCCACTTGGCGGGCTGAGAGGAGGTCAGAATTCCAAGTCTAGTTCCGAAGAGAAAGCCCTAAGACTGCCCGCTCCTCACTCTTAGCAAGACTACTACTCTACACGTTAGAATGGAAGTGGCATTTTATTACAAAGAGCCTCGGCAAACGCTCCTGAGCACCACCTTCCTTCAGTAGATGACAGCTCTGCCTGGTTTCTATCACAGGCTAACGGAGGGTAAAAAGTGAGACACAGAAGCAAAGGTGCTTCACAAACAGTAATTGCCATGTAGGTATGAAACGCACTGAAAGCTAGTGCTGTGGCTGCAGGGGTGACACAGAGAGGGCTGGCTTAGGAGGCAAGAAGCCTTGGTTTTGGGTAGCCTACTCTAATGCACACTCATAAAATCTACCCATTTGCTAAGAAAAGAGGGCTGGGGctgcagctcagtagtagagcttgcctcgcatgtgcaaggccctgggttccatctccagcactgaaaaaaggaacaaaggaaaagagCTCTGATCCCCCAAACCAGGTTCCACCATGGGGTCTGTCACCTACCCTGCAGGCTATGGAACTTTCAACCCCTAACTTCAGTTCTGAGCCTCGCCTTCCTCCACTGGAAAATGAGGGTCCTTACCATCGACCCTGCAGAGGCACTGTGAGGTTTAAATGCAGACTTGTATGAAGTGCCTGGGAAATGCCAGCAAAAGTGTAAGCACAGAAATGACTTGCAGAGCTGcccttcttctgttttctcatctaagctttcttcttcctgcaaGGAAGACTTGTGTACACAACTCACCCTGGAATTCAAGAAGGAGAGAGGAATTGGCTGAGGCGTCAGAAGGAAAGCCATTAGGTTCCCGGGTTGCTGAACTGTTCgattttgacttttctttctagaaaaggaaaaaagagggatgTGACAAGAGCCAAGCAAGGTACTCACAAAGAGGGAGAAGGGTGTTATCTGAGAGCCCATCGAGGGCGGGATTAGGGCCAATCAGGAATGATGGGCACAGGGTGAGACTCCAAGGGCAAGGCCAACAGCACTGTGGTCAAGGTGCTTGTGAAGCCTCACTGTCTAGCTGTGAAAGGAACCCTTCCCAAGCAGACAACCGAATCACagtgccaggcagatgctcttgCCTGTACTGGAGCACCCTGAGGTTCTCTTCTACCCTGATCAAATACATGTCCCCACAACACTGTACCTCGACACTTTCAAAGGACATGGCAGCTTAGAGGCAGagcctttgcctagcatgtgcaaggctctaggttcaatccccagcatagcaaaataacatacaaatattcaaaaataataattaaaaaatactagattaaaaattaaaatattaaaataatacataaatagtAGTAGTTTGACAGCACCCATACCATTTGGctttaccactttttttttaatagggtcttgctatgcagcccagcctggcctggagctCCAAATTCTGCcgcagcctcccgagtgctgggattacagggatgcaccatcacacctggctaccATTAGATTTTTTGTGGTCTCCAATTTACCTTTATTTTAATGATTCTGTACTCATGTAAAAATATGTATTCACTACAGGAAATTCtgaaaatgcaggaaaaaaaaaatcacctggacAACCAGAGACAACCTGCACAGATGCTTGTATCAAAAAGGACCCCAGCTGTTCTACCCTGCATTGTAACTTGTTTCTCCTCACTGTGTTACAAATAGTTCTCTATGGCAATGAGCCACCTTTTTACCCCAGTCACTggggagtgaacccagggcctggaacttgcctcctgagtagctctaccactttttgtttttgacatagggtcttgggctggcctggaacttgaggtcctcctgcctgtacctccggagtagatggaattacaggtgtgctctaTCACAACCATCTTACAATGTCTTTTATGACAGTCACACAGCTTTATAAGATTGAGTGCACAGTAATTTAGTGAATTCTCATCAcgtgatttttttgttattgttgttgctgtattggggttttaattcttttttttccctggggtttgaacttgagccactccaccaacccttttattgtgatggtttttttgagatagggtctcatgaactatttgcctgggctggcttcaaaccactatccttctgatctctgcctcctgaggagctgggattacaggtgtgagccactggcgcccagctgttttgtcttttgttttaaagAGCTACAGTACCAGCCAGTTCCCTGGAAGTCCCAATCTTCATGCctcacagcctcctgagtgctggtattataggcaggTACTGACATTCCTGGTTTCCACCTGCCATTTTTGAACACAGCATGCACGAAGAAGTATGACACAGAACTGAGCGTGCTCAAGAATGTGCCCTCCACGTGGGATGAAGTCTTTTCCCGGGGTGTGTTTGAGACCCAGCACAAGCTCAGTGTGCTGGGGAGGCACTGCTGTGGATCACCCCCGTGCTCCTCACTGGCTTCAATAATGAACCTTTCTTTGCTCTCACCTCCTGGCTGTGCGCTCACCAAGATGGGAGTCCATAATACTCAGTTAAAGAGTAAGGAATAAAAACTGTGTTAATAACTCAGAATGCACCAGGAAAATGGTAGGAGATGAACAAGTAAGGGAAAGGTTAAGAAATAAAGCAGCTAGGGACTGGGAGCGTAGCTCTGTGGAGGAACACTTGCCTaccaggaaggagggaaggaggaagg contains:
- the Bcl7b gene encoding B-cell CLL/lymphoma 7 protein family member B codes for the protein MSGRSVRAETRSRAKDDIKKVMAAIEKVRKWEKKWVTVGDTSLRIFKWVPVTDSKEKEKSKSNSSATREPNGFPSDASANSSLLLEFQDENSNQSSVSDVYQLKVDSSTNSSPSPQPSESLSPAHTSDFRTDDSQPPTLGQEILEEPSLPASEVADEPPTLTKEEPVPLETQTAEEEEDSGAPPLKRFCVDQPTVPQTASES